The Phycisphaeraceae bacterium genome contains the following window.
CATGACATCAGACTCCGGAACCGCCCCGACATACTCAATCTCGAACCCACCACCAGCATGCAAGCGTACCGTCGTTGAGCCTTTCGCGTACAGCGTTCCCCCACCAGAAAGCACGCACCCGATCCGATCGTCCAGATCCACAGCACGCGGGTCGAGCCCGCCGTCGGCCCCGATCCCCGTCGCCGCAAGCCGAATCATCACGATCGGCCGATCCACGGGATCCAGAACTCGTCGTACGATCGGCAACATCGGCACCCTCACATCGAGTGCAACCCCATCATCAATCACTCCCGCTTCGACGCCAAGGTCGTGCCGAAGCGCCCCCAGTCGCGCTGCGTCCAGTTCGATCACAAACCGCGTCGGCCCAGGAAGTAACTTTGTCAACAGGCGTTGATGCACTCGCGGCAACTGACCCAGTCGGCTCAACACGTCCTCACGCGAACTGGCGTGCCACGTGAGTGGGGCCGTTCCCAGACGCCCGATCTCCCGCAGCTTCTTCACCGCCCCCGGGTCGTCCGCAGCCGCCGCAACGCCATAGACCGTCTCGGTCGGCATGATGAGCAGCAGGCCCTCCTGAAGGCACGCCACAGCACGCGAGACCGCCGTCTCAGCGCTTGTCGAGTCCAGTTGAATGACGCGTTCAGCCGTAGTCACGCTCCGATTCTATTCGGCGCACTGCCCGACTTCGCCCATGCCACCCAGCCCCCTATCTCTCGCCCAGAATCGACATCTGCCGGATTGGCGTCTCGCGGTGCCGAGCTTCGCGCGCCGCGGTGATCTTCGCCATCGCTTCATCGACCGAGTCCGTCAGTGTCAACAGGTCCAGATCCTCCGGGCTCACCGTCCCTTCCGCGAGCAACCTCTCGCGCATGAACGCGAACAGAGGCTCCCAGAAGTCAACCCCCATCAACACGATCGGAAACTGCTCAATCTTTTTCGTCTGAACCAGCACCGCCGTCTCGAACACCTCATCAAGTGTCCCATACCCCCCCGGCATCACGATGAACGCATCCGAGTACTTCACAAGCATGACCTTGCGCACAAAAAAATACCGAAACTCTACGAATCGGTCAAGATACGGATTCGGCTCCTGCTCCATCGGCAACTGAATGTTGCACCCGATGCTCAGTCCTTTGCGATCCCGGGCACCCCGGTTGGCGGCCTCCATGATCCCAGGCCCGCCCCCGGTCATCACCGCAAACCCGGCATCTGCCAGCGCACGCCCAGCCTCGCGTGCGAGCTTGTAGTACCGATGATCCTCCGCGAACCGTGCCGAACCGAACACCGTCACGCATGGCCCGATGAAGTGCAACTGACGGAATCCGCGAATGAACTCCGAAAAAAAGCGCACCGACCGGAACAACTCCTCCCGCCGAAGCTTCGGGCCTTCGAGAAACGAGCGCTCCTCGCCGGGCGGGGGCTTCTTGCCCCAATCCGAACGCGTCATATTCTGCCAGATCGATTTCTTGCCCACTCTTCGCCCCAAGTCTCTAAAACCAGAATCGTGCCGTGCTCCGCACGCAAAAATACGTCCCGCCTGTTACTATCGGCTCAAATGGGGTGCAAGTCTCCAGCAACACCATGTCCAAACCTCAGCCATATTCGCAACACACGACGCAAACGTGGGTCATCCCGGGTGCTGCGTCACTTCCACTCTATGGCGACACGCATATCCCGCACAACCCACCTTGCGCCGTCGCCATCATTCTCCACGGATTCCTTGGCTACAAGGACTACGGGCTCATCGTCAAGCTCACACAACTCCTGGCACGCTGCAACGTCATCGCTCATCGATTCAACTTCGCCCACTCAGGGGTCACGCCACACGCGACAATCTTCGATCGACCCGACCTCTTCAGCGATCAGACATGGAACGCGCAAGTCCAGGATGTTCAGCACGTCTGCGGCGCCATCAAACGAGGCCAACTTCTGGGCGATGGTCTTCCTCTCTTTGTTCTGGGCCACTCCAGAGGCGGCGTCGCGGCCCTGCTTTTCGCTAACCGCCACCAC
Protein-coding sequences here:
- a CDS encoding TIGR00730 family Rossman fold protein — translated: MTRSDWGKKPPPGEERSFLEGPKLRREELFRSVRFFSEFIRGFRQLHFIGPCVTVFGSARFAEDHRYYKLAREAGRALADAGFAVMTGGGPGIMEAANRGARDRKGLSIGCNIQLPMEQEPNPYLDRFVEFRYFFVRKVMLVKYSDAFIVMPGGYGTLDEVFETAVLVQTKKIEQFPIVLMGVDFWEPLFAFMRERLLAEGTVSPEDLDLLTLTDSVDEAMAKITAAREARHRETPIRQMSILGER
- a CDS encoding Sua5/YciO/YrdC/YwlC family protein, giving the protein MTTAERVIQLDSTSAETAVSRAVACLQEGLLLIMPTETVYGVAAAADDPGAVKKLREIGRLGTAPLTWHASSREDVLSRLGQLPRVHQRLLTKLLPGPTRFVIELDAARLGALRHDLGVEAGVIDDGVALDVRVPMLPIVRRVLDPVDRPIVMIRLAATGIGADGGLDPRAVDLDDRIGCVLSGGGTLYAKGSTTVRLHAGGGFEIEYVGAVPESDVMEAAERILLFVCTGNTCRSPMAAALAEGMIEQSKDDLITIESAGIATADGMSAAAEAVETMRKLGFDISGHRTRLLTRKQCARADAIFVMTAAHRARVLEIDPGADGKTYLLDPAGDVQDPIGLPLAAYEATARQLRALIEQRLKELSV